Proteins from a single region of Symphalangus syndactylus isolate Jambi chromosome 12, NHGRI_mSymSyn1-v2.1_pri, whole genome shotgun sequence:
- the PRKAB2 gene encoding 5'-AMP-activated protein kinase subunit beta-2 isoform X3, which produces MGNTTSDRVSGERHGAKAARSEGAGGHAPGKEHKIMVGSTDDPSVFSLPDSKLPGDKEFVSWQQDLEDSVKPTQQARPTVIRWSEGGKEVFISGSFNNWSTKIPLIKSHNDFVAILDLPEGEHQYKFFVDGQWVHDPSEPVVTSQLGTINNLIHVKKSDFEVFDALKLDSMESSETSCRDLSSSPPGPYGQEMYVFRSEERFKSPPILPPHLLQVILNKDTNISCDPALLPEPNHVMLNHLYALSIKIKKLRLREGQITRQCDGP; this is translated from the exons ATGGGAAACACCACCAGCGACCGGGTGTCCGGGGAGCGCCACGGCGCCAAGGCTGCACGCTCCGAGGGCGCAGGCGGCCATGCCCCTGGGAAGGAGCACAAGATCATGGTGGGGAGTACGGACGACCCCAGCGTGTTCAGCCTCCCCGACTCCAAG CTCCCTGGGGACAAAGAGTTTGTATCATGGCAGCAGGATTTGGAGGACTCCGTAAAGCCCACACAGCAGGCCCGGCCCACTGTTATCCGCTGGTCTGAAGGAGGCAAGGAGGTCTTCATCTCTGGGTCCTTCAACAATTGGAGCACCAAGATTCCACTGATTAAAAG ccATAATGACTTTGTTGCCATCCTGGACCTCCCTGAGGGAGAGCACCAATACAAGTTCTTTGTGGATGGACAGTGGGTTCATGATCCATCAGAG CCTGTGGTTACCAGTCAGCTTGGCACAATTAACAATTTGATCCATGTCAAGAAATCTGATTTTGAGGTGTTCGATGCTTTAAAGTTAGATTCTATGGAAAGTTCTGAGACATCTTGTAgag ACCTTTCCAGCTCACCCCCAGGGCCTTATGGTCAAGAAATGTATGTGTTTCGATCCGAGGAAAGATTCAAGTCCCCACCCATCCTTCCTCCTCATCTACTTCAAGTTATTCTTAACAAAGACACTAATATTTCT tgTGACCCAGCCTTACTCCCTGAGCCCAACCATGTTATGCTGAACCATCTCTATGCATTGTCCATTAAG ataaagaaactaaggctcagagaaggtcAAATTACCA GACAGTGTGATGGTCCTTAG
- the PRKAB2 gene encoding 5'-AMP-activated protein kinase subunit beta-2 isoform X1, with translation MGNTTSDRVSGERHGAKAARSEGAGGHAPGKEHKIMVGSTDDPSVFSLPDSKLPGDKEFVSWQQDLEDSVKPTQQARPTVIRWSEGGKEVFISGSFNNWSTKIPLIKSHNDFVAILDLPEGEHQYKFFVDGQWVHDPSEPVVTSQLGTINNLIHVKKSDFEVFDALKLDSMESSETSCRDLSSSPPGPYGQEMYVFRSEERFKSPPILPPHLLQVILNKDTNISCDPALLPEPNHVMLNHLYALSIKDSVMVLSATHRYKKKYVTTLLYKPI, from the exons ATGGGAAACACCACCAGCGACCGGGTGTCCGGGGAGCGCCACGGCGCCAAGGCTGCACGCTCCGAGGGCGCAGGCGGCCATGCCCCTGGGAAGGAGCACAAGATCATGGTGGGGAGTACGGACGACCCCAGCGTGTTCAGCCTCCCCGACTCCAAG CTCCCTGGGGACAAAGAGTTTGTATCATGGCAGCAGGATTTGGAGGACTCCGTAAAGCCCACACAGCAGGCCCGGCCCACTGTTATCCGCTGGTCTGAAGGAGGCAAGGAGGTCTTCATCTCTGGGTCCTTCAACAATTGGAGCACCAAGATTCCACTGATTAAAAG ccATAATGACTTTGTTGCCATCCTGGACCTCCCTGAGGGAGAGCACCAATACAAGTTCTTTGTGGATGGACAGTGGGTTCATGATCCATCAGAG CCTGTGGTTACCAGTCAGCTTGGCACAATTAACAATTTGATCCATGTCAAGAAATCTGATTTTGAGGTGTTCGATGCTTTAAAGTTAGATTCTATGGAAAGTTCTGAGACATCTTGTAgag ACCTTTCCAGCTCACCCCCAGGGCCTTATGGTCAAGAAATGTATGTGTTTCGATCCGAGGAAAGATTCAAGTCCCCACCCATCCTTCCTCCTCATCTACTTCAAGTTATTCTTAACAAAGACACTAATATTTCT tgTGACCCAGCCTTACTCCCTGAGCCCAACCATGTTATGCTGAACCATCTCTATGCATTGTCCATTAAG GACAGTGTGATGGTCCTTAGCGCAACCCATCGCTACAAGAAGAAGTATGTTACTACTCTGCTATACAAGCCTATCTGA
- the PRKAB2 gene encoding 5'-AMP-activated protein kinase subunit beta-2 isoform X2, with product MGNTTSDRVSGERHGAKAARSEGAGGHAPGKEHKIMVGSTDDPSVFSLPDSKLPGDKEFVSWQQDLEDSVKPTQQARPTVIRWSEGGKEVFISGSFNNWSTKIPLIKSHNDFVAILDLPEGEHQYKFFVDGQWVHDPSEPVVTSQLGTINNLIHVKKSDFEVFDALKLDSMESSETSCRDLSSSPPGPYGQEMYVFRSEERFKSPPILPPHLLQVILNKDTNISCDPALLPEPNHVMLNHLYALSIKIKKLRLREGQITSKYQRQDC from the exons ATGGGAAACACCACCAGCGACCGGGTGTCCGGGGAGCGCCACGGCGCCAAGGCTGCACGCTCCGAGGGCGCAGGCGGCCATGCCCCTGGGAAGGAGCACAAGATCATGGTGGGGAGTACGGACGACCCCAGCGTGTTCAGCCTCCCCGACTCCAAG CTCCCTGGGGACAAAGAGTTTGTATCATGGCAGCAGGATTTGGAGGACTCCGTAAAGCCCACACAGCAGGCCCGGCCCACTGTTATCCGCTGGTCTGAAGGAGGCAAGGAGGTCTTCATCTCTGGGTCCTTCAACAATTGGAGCACCAAGATTCCACTGATTAAAAG ccATAATGACTTTGTTGCCATCCTGGACCTCCCTGAGGGAGAGCACCAATACAAGTTCTTTGTGGATGGACAGTGGGTTCATGATCCATCAGAG CCTGTGGTTACCAGTCAGCTTGGCACAATTAACAATTTGATCCATGTCAAGAAATCTGATTTTGAGGTGTTCGATGCTTTAAAGTTAGATTCTATGGAAAGTTCTGAGACATCTTGTAgag ACCTTTCCAGCTCACCCCCAGGGCCTTATGGTCAAGAAATGTATGTGTTTCGATCCGAGGAAAGATTCAAGTCCCCACCCATCCTTCCTCCTCATCTACTTCAAGTTATTCTTAACAAAGACACTAATATTTCT tgTGACCCAGCCTTACTCCCTGAGCCCAACCATGTTATGCTGAACCATCTCTATGCATTGTCCATTAAG ataaagaaactaaggctcagagaaggtcAAATTACCAGTAAGTACCAGAGACAGGACTGCTGA